The DNA region GTTCGAATGCGTTAATCTCTTTTTGCATTTCTACCGACATTTCTTTTAGGAAAGGAACGTCCAGTTTGATTCCTTCGGTTTCCATAGCAGCCAACACAGGCACAAGCGGAATTTCGATTTCGTCAAATAATTTTTGAGTGGCTGTTTTTTCTAATTCGGTAGCAAAAAGCTCTTTCAGTTGGAAAGTTACATCAGCATCTTCAGCAGCATATTCCTTGATATCTTCTAGGTCGACATCACGCATTGATTTTTGGTTTTTACCTTTTTTGCCAATTAAATCTTCGATGGATTTTGGTGAATATTTTAAATACGTCTCTGCCAGAATATCCATATTATGACGCATATCTGGATTAATCAAGTAATGCGCAATCATAGTATCAAATAATTTTCCAGCTACGCGAATACCATAACTTGATAATATTTTTAAATCGTATTTGATGTTCTGACCGATTTTTTCAATTTCTGAATTTTCAAAAAACGGTTTGAATTTTTCTGCCAAAGCTTGCGCTTCTTCCTGGTTTTCCGGAAACGGAACATAAAAACCTTTGCCTTTTTCATAAGAGAAAGACATACCTACTAATTCGGCATGCAAGGCATCCAATCCTGTAGTTTCGGTATCAAAACATACGGAAGTTTGTTTTTGTAAATTTTGCAACAGCAAGCGAATACCTAAATCACCTTGAACCACTTGGTACGAATGTGGTGTGTTTTCAAGTGTGTTGTAAAATTGCGTATGCGCCACTTCGGCATCCTGTCCCGGCGTAGTTGCCGAGAACAAATCAAATTGATCCTCGTTTTTGGGCTGCGGTTTTTTGTATAATTTGGCTTCGTCAATCGCTGGTCCTTCAGTCTGAGCTGGCGAAGGATTTTTGAAGATAGCATCAAACTGTTCTGCCATTCTTCTAAATTCCAATTCGTTAAACAAAGCATCTGTTTTTTCAACGTCTGGTTTTGAAAGTTCGTAATCTTTCTCGTCAAATGTTACTGGGCAATCCAGTAGGATAGTGGCTAATTTTTTAGACAATAAACCCAATTCGGCATTGGCTTCAATTTTATCTTTGATAGCACCTTTTAATTGGTGTGTATTCGCCAAAAGATTTTCCAGCGAACCGTATTCAGCCAGGAATTTTTTAGCGGTTTTTTCACCCACACCCGGTAATCCTGGAATATTATCGGCAGAGTCGCCCATCATGCCCAGATAGTCAATTACTTGTTCCGGTCTTTCGATTTCAAATTTTTCTAAAACCTCAGGAATTCCCCAGATTTCGATGCCGTTACCCATACGGGCTGGTTTGTACATAAAAATATTTTCGGTCACTAATTGGGCAAAATCCTTATCCGGAGTTACCATGTACACCTTGTAATTTTGTTGTTCGGCTTGTTTGGCAATTGTCCCAATCAAGTCATCCGCTTCGTAACCTGCCACTTCAATAATAGGAATGTGCATGGCTTTAAGCAAAGCCTGAATGTAAGGAACCGCAATTTTAATTGCTTCCGGAGTGGCATCACGATTGGCTTTGTATTCTGGGAACAATTCGTTGCGCAAATCACTACCGCCCTTGTCAAAAGCTACTGCCAGATGGTCTGGCTTTTCACGCTTAATTACATCCATTAATGAATTCATAAATCCCATAATGGCCGAAGTGTCCATGCC from Flavobacterium nitratireducens includes:
- the polA gene encoding DNA polymerase I produces the protein MSAQKRLFLLDAYALIFRGYYAFIKNPRINSKGMDTSAIMGFMNSLMDVIKREKPDHLAVAFDKGGSDLRNELFPEYKANRDATPEAIKIAVPYIQALLKAMHIPIIEVAGYEADDLIGTIAKQAEQQNYKVYMVTPDKDFAQLVTENIFMYKPARMGNGIEIWGIPEVLEKFEIERPEQVIDYLGMMGDSADNIPGLPGVGEKTAKKFLAEYGSLENLLANTHQLKGAIKDKIEANAELGLLSKKLATILLDCPVTFDEKDYELSKPDVEKTDALFNELEFRRMAEQFDAIFKNPSPAQTEGPAIDEAKLYKKPQPKNEDQFDLFSATTPGQDAEVAHTQFYNTLENTPHSYQVVQGDLGIRLLLQNLQKQTSVCFDTETTGLDALHAELVGMSFSYEKGKGFYVPFPENQEEAQALAEKFKPFFENSEIEKIGQNIKYDLKILSSYGIRVAGKLFDTMIAHYLINPDMRHNMDILAETYLKYSPKSIEDLIGKKGKNQKSMRDVDLEDIKEYAAEDADVTFQLKELFATELEKTATQKLFDEIEIPLVPVLAAMETEGIKLDVPFLKEMSVEMQKEINAFEQKIYEKAGEKFNLASPKQLGDILFDKLKIGGAKQKKTKTGQYATGEEVLSYLANEHEIVRDILEWRQMVKLQSTYIDALPNQVDNKTGRIHTDYMQTVAATGRLSSNNPNLQNIPIRTERGRLIRKAFIARDENYTLVSADYSQIELRVIAALSGEENMIKAFQNNEDIHKSTASKVFNVPLDEVTREQRSHAKTVNFGIIYGVSAFGLSNQTSLSRSESADLIEAYYKTYPRLKSFITEQIDFARDHGYVQTILGRRRYLKDINSQNAIVRGGAERNAVNAPIQGSAADIIKIAMINIHNKLVSENWKSKMLLQVHDELVFDVHNSELERIQPMIQHEMENAFKLEVPLVVDLGMGKNWLEAH